From the Streptomyces sp. 846.5 genome, the window GCCGAGGACCCCGAGGCCGTGCGCGTCGTCCACGAGCAGTGCCGCGCCGTGGTCCCGGCAGGCGGCGGCGTGGGCGGCGAGCGGTGCGGCGTCGCCGTCCACCGAGAAGACCGAGTCGCTGACGACCAGGGCACGCGGCTCGGGCCTGGCCGCGAGCTCGGCCCGGACGGCGTCCGGGGAGCGGTGCGCGGCGCGGGCGACCCGGGCGCGGGACAGCCGGCAGCCGTCGATCAGCGAGGCGTGGTTGAGCGCATCGGAGACGATGACCGTGTCGGCGTCGGTGAGCGCGGTGACCGCGGCGAGGTTGGCGGTGTAGCCGGAGGAGAAGACCAGGGCTGCCTCGGCGCCGCAGAAGGCTGCGAGCTCCGCCTCCAGCTCGGCGTGCAGCGCGGTGCTGCCGGTGACCAGACGCGAACCGGTGGCGCCGCCGCCCCAGCGCAGCGCGGCGTCGGCGGCGGCCCGGGTGACCCGGGGGTGGCGCACCAGGCCGAGGTAGTCGTTGCTGGCCAGGTCGAGCAGCGGCTCGTCGGCGGCGCGCGGGCGCAGCGTGCGGACCAGTCCGGCGCTGCGGCGCCTGGCGGCGGCCTCGTCCAGCCAGTCGAAGGGCGCGGGGGGCCGGACTTCCGGCCGGGTGGGAGACCCGGCGGGTTCTGCGGACTCGACCGTCATCCGGAGCACGCCCCCCGCTGGGCCTGCTGCCACTCGC encodes:
- a CDS encoding 8-amino-7-oxononanoate synthase; this encodes MTVESAEPAGSPTRPEVRPPAPFDWLDEAAARRRSAGLVRTLRPRAADEPLLDLASNDYLGLVRHPRVTRAAADAALRWGGGATGSRLVTGSTALHAELEAELAAFCGAEAALVFSSGYTANLAAVTALTDADTVIVSDALNHASLIDGCRLSRARVARAAHRSPDAVRAELAARPEPRALVVSDSVFSVDGDAAPLAAHAAACRDHGAALLVDDAHGLGVLGPGGAGALAAAGLAGAPDVVATVTLSKSLGSQGGAVLGPRRVIEHLIQSARTFIFDTGLAPAAVGAALGALRLLQEQPERAERARAVGRELSARLTAAGLDASVPDAAVVSVRVTAPEKALAWAAACREQGVLVGCFRPPSVPDRWSRLRLTARADLTPEQIAHAVEVLVRAEPSR